The Oreochromis niloticus isolate F11D_XX linkage group LG2, O_niloticus_UMD_NMBU, whole genome shotgun sequence genome includes a region encoding these proteins:
- the tbc1d9b gene encoding TBC1 domain family member 9B isoform X3: MWIHPEEVLLAGALWVSERANPFFVLQRRRGHGRGGGRTGLLVGTLDVVLDSSARVAPYRILLQTADSQIYWNIACGSSRKEITEHWDWLEANLLQTISIFDNDEDITTFVKGKISGIIAEENRLKPGEEHEEDSGKFREAELKMRKLFGMPEEEKLVNYYSCSYWKGRVPRQGWLYLSVNHLCFYSFLLGKEVTLVVPWTEVTQLEKNATLLFPESVRVSTRDTEHFFSMFLNINDTFKLMEQLANIAMRQLLDNEAFAADLSLPKPSKTLKNVSALKRDLDARAKNERYRAMFRLTQEERLDGHTDCTLWTPFAKMHVVGQLFISNNYICFSSKEEDLCQLIIPLREVSIVEKADSSSVLPCPVSISTKNKMNFLFANLKDRDFLVQRISDFLQRTPDSSWGDTNPLSQISHSASSAVPPSSSPGSESVQKGRHYHPGLPTAIQGLLQLYHRDDPEDLGPKAMREKMKEESWNIHFLEFGRGVCMYRTSRTRELVLNGIPERLRGELWLLFSGAQNEMATHPGYYGELVEQAMGLCSLATEEIERDLHRSMPEHRAFQNEMGIAALRRVLTAYAHRNPGIGYCQAMNIVTSVLLLYCTEEEAFWLLVALCERMLPDYYNTRVVGALVDQGVFEELTRSFLPLLYEHMQELGVISTISLSWFLTLFLSVMPFDSAVLLVDCFFYEGIKVIFQVALAVLHDNMDALLSCSDEGEAMTILGRYLDNVVNKQTVAPPIPHPHALLTSGDEPPPEIDVFDLIKSSYEKFGSLRSDVIEQMRFKQRLKVIQSLEDTAKRSVVRAMMTESAFSIEELEELYCLFKSKHMTSCYWGSSSSAAERHDPSLPYLEQYRIDPLQFRQLFVSLAPWVCGGHNPTLSARLFRLLDQNQDGLVNFKEFITGLSGMYHGDMTEKLKLLYKLHLPPALCPEEAESALEATQFFTEEEPREASFFSDQNALRQQEVTPGEEPKDGDSEEKKEVKDYRYYLRMWAKEKETKRETIKDLPRMNQEQFIELCKTLYNMFSEEALEQQLYHAIATVASLLLRIGEVGKKFNNGTKKRETMPQTSLSAQNPPHSPQGEEEGPGHGASGESEVCRALADAQLEVVAPQMSDEETKDDVSVSSYSVVSAGSLQCEDIAEDTVLIRGSEQRQGSVLDTDWSITFEQVLASMLTEPPLVDYFERKRDIQAKMAACKAQRAVERQISSASDHELTQHST; the protein is encoded by the exons ATGTGGATCCACCCGGAGGAGGTGCTGCTGGCCGGGGCTCTGTGGGTGTCCGAGCGGGCGAACCCGTTCTTCGTCCTGCAGAGGAGGAGGGGGCACGGCCGCGGAGGGG GGAGAACAG GTCTCCTGGTTGGGACTCTGGATGTGGTTCTGGACTCCAGTGCCCGGGTAGCACCGTACAGGATTCTGCTGCAGACTGCGGACTCTCAGATCTACTGGAACATCGCCTGTG GTTCGTCTAGGAAAGAGATCACTGAGCACTGGGATTGGCTGGAAGCCAATCTCCTCCAGACCATCTCCATCTTCGACAACGATGAAGATATCACCACCTTCGTCAAAGGAAAGATCTCT GGCATCATCGCAGAGGAGAACCGGTTAAAGCCCGGAGAGGAGCACGAGGAGGACAGCGGGAAGTTTCGggaggcagagctgaagatgagGAAGCTGTTTGGCATGCCTGAGGAGGAGAAGCTGGTGAATTATTACTCCTGCAGCTACTGGAAGGGCCGAGTGCCACGACAGGGCTGGCTCTACCTGTCCGTCAACCACCTGTGCTTCTACTCCTTCCTGCTTGGAAAGGAAG tgactCTGGTGGTGCCATGGACCGAGGTGACACAGCTGGAGAAGAACGCCACCCTGCTGTTTCCAGAGAGTGTCCGTGTGAGCACTCGTGACACCGAACATTTCTTCTCAATGTTTCTCAACATCAACGACACCTTCAAGTTGATGGAGCAGCTCGCTAACATTGCCATGCGCCAGCTGCTCGACAACGAGGCATTTGCCGCCGACCTGTCGCTGCCCAAACCCAGCAAAACGTTGAAGAACGTCTCTGCGCTGAAGAG GGATCTGGACGCCCGGGCGAAGAACGAGCGATACCGGGCGATGTTTCGGCTGACGCAGGAGGAGCGGCTTGACGGACACACGGACTGCACCCTGTGGACGCCGTTCGCAAAGATGCACGTTGTCggacagctcttcatctccAACAACTACATCTGCTTCAGCAGCAAAGAGGAAGACCTGTGTCAGCTCATCATACCCCTCCGAGAG GTCTCCATTGTGGAGAAGGCGGACAGCAGCAGCGTCCTGCCCTGCCCTGTCTCCATCAGCACCAAGAACAAGATGAACTTCCTGTTCGCCAACCTCAAAGACAGGGACTTCCTGGTCCAACGTATTTCTGACTTCCTCCAGCGAACGCCGGACAGCTCGTGGGGCGACACCAACCCGCTGTCTCAGATTAGTCACTCG GCGTCCTCCGCCGTACCCCCATCTTCTTCTCCAGGTTCTGAGTCCGTTCAGAAGGGTCGCCATTACCACCCTGGCCTACCCACAGCCATCCAGGGTCTCCTGCAGCTCTATCACCGAGACGACCCAGAGGACCTGGGACCCAAAGCC ATGAGGGAGAAGATGAAGGAGGAGTCATGGAACATCCATTTCTTAGAGTTTGGTCGAGGCGTCTGCATGTACCGGACTTCCAGAACCAGAGAACTGGTCCTCAATGGGATCCCAGAGCGCCTGAGAGGGGAGCTGTGGCTGCTGTTCTCTG GAGCACAAAACGAGATGGCCACCCACCCTGGTTACTATGGTGAACTGGTGGAACAGGCCATGGGGCTATGCTCATTAGCTACTGAGGAGATTGAGCGCGACCTTCACCGCTCGATGCCCGAACACCGAGCCTTCCAGAATGAGATGGGCATTGCCGCCCTGCGCCGCGTCCTCACTGCATACGCCCACCGCAACCCGGGCATTGGATATTGCCAG GCAATGAACATCGTCACCTCTGTCCTGCTGCTCTACTGCACCGAGGAAGAGGCCTTCTGGCTGCTGGTGGCGCTGTGTGAGCGTATGCTTCCCGACTACTACAACACCCGAGTCGTAG GAGCGCTGGTGGATCAGGGGGTGTTTGAGGAGTTGACCCGGTCCTTCCTCCCCCTGCTCTATGAACACATGCAGGAGCTGGGGGTCATCTCCACCATCAGCCTGTCCTGGTTCCTCACCCTCTTCCTGTCTGTGATGCCCTTCGACAGCGCCGTCCTGTTGGTCGACTGCTTCTTCTATGAGGGCATCAAGGTCATCTTTCAG GTGGCGCTGGCTGTCCTCCATGACAACATGGATGCCCTGCTCTCCTGTAGTGACGAGGGAGAGGCCATGACCATCCTGGGCAG GTACTTGGATAATGTGGTCAATAAACAGACTGTGGCTCCGCCCATCCCTCACCCGCACGCCCTGCTGACAAGTGGAGATGAGCCGCCGCCCGAAATTGACGTCTTTGACCTCATAAAGTCATCGTACGAG AAGTTTGGCAGTCTGCGCTCTGATGTCATTGAGCAGATGAGGTTCAagcagaggttaaaggtcatcCAGTCCCTGGAGGACACTGCCAAGAGAAGTGTG gtGAGGGCAATGATGACGGAGTCAGCCTTCAGTATTGAAGAGCTGGAGGAGCTCTACTGTCTGTTCAAG TCCAAACACATGACCAGCTGTTACTGGGGTTCCAGCAGCTCTGCCGCTGAGCGTCACGATCCCAGCCTGCCGTACTTGGAGCAGTACCGCATCGACCCGCTTCAGTTCCGTCAGCTCTTCGTCTCGCTCGCTCCCTGGGTCTGTGGAGGGCACAATCCAACGCTGTCGGCCCGCCTCTTCAGGCTGCTGGACCAGAACCAGGATGGGCTAGTCAACTTTAAAGAGTTCATCACAGGACTAA gTGGGATGTATCACGGGGACATGACGGAAAAACTGAAGCTACTGTACAAGCTCCACCTACCTCCAG CTCTGTGTCCGGAGGAGGCGGAGTCTGCTCTAGAGGCCACGCAGTTCTTCACCGAGGAGGAACCTCGAG AAGCTTCCTTCTTCTCTGATCAGAATGCATTGCGGCAGCAGGAAGTGACACCAG GTGAGGAGCCAAAAGATGGAGACAGTGAGGAGAAAAAAG AGGTGAAGGACTACAGGTACTACCTGAGGATGTGGGCCAAGGAGAAGGAGACCAAGAGAGAGACCATCAAAGACCTGCCAAGGATGAACCAG gagcaGTTCATTGAGTTGTGTAAAACTCTGTACAACATGTTCAGTGAGGAGGCTCTTGAGCAGCAGCTCTATCACGCCATCGCCACGGTTGCCAGTTTGCTGCTGCGCATCGGCGAAGTCGGCAAGAAGTTCAACAACGGCACCAAGAAGCGCGAGACCATGCCACAGACCTCACTCTCTGCTCAGAACCCGCCCCACAGCCCtcagggggaggaggaggggccCGGTCACGGGGCGTCTGGTGAGTCCGAGGTGTGCCGGGCTCTGGCCGACGCCCAGCTGGAGGTGGTGGCGCCTCAGATGTCCGACGAGGAAACAAAAGATGACGTGTCTGTATCTTCGTATTCGGTGGTGAGTGCCGGCTCGCTGCAGTGCGAGGATATCGCTGAGGACACGGTGCTGATCAGGGGCAGCGAGCAGAGGCAGGGAAGCGTGCTGGATACGGATTGGTCGATCACCTTTGAGCAGGTGTTGGCTTCGATGCTGACAGAGCCGCCGCTTGTCGACTACTTTGAGAGGAAGAGGGACATCCAGGCCAAAATGGCCGCCTGCAAGGCTCAGCGGGCAGTGGAGCGCCAGATAAGCTCCGCCTCCGACCATGAACTCACGCAGCATTCTACCTGA
- the tbc1d9b gene encoding TBC1 domain family member 9B isoform X1 has product MLPQGGAAKPHMEPEHGGTIRGLLVGTLDVVLDSSARVAPYRILLQTADSQIYWNIACGSSRKEITEHWDWLEANLLQTISIFDNDEDITTFVKGKISGIIAEENRLKPGEEHEEDSGKFREAELKMRKLFGMPEEEKLVNYYSCSYWKGRVPRQGWLYLSVNHLCFYSFLLGKEVTLVVPWTEVTQLEKNATLLFPESVRVSTRDTEHFFSMFLNINDTFKLMEQLANIAMRQLLDNEAFAADLSLPKPSKTLKNVSALKRDLDARAKNERYRAMFRLTQEERLDGHTDCTLWTPFAKMHVVGQLFISNNYICFSSKEEDLCQLIIPLREVSIVEKADSSSVLPCPVSISTKNKMNFLFANLKDRDFLVQRISDFLQRTPDSSWGDTNPLSQISHSASSAVPPSSSPGSESVQKGRHYHPGLPTAIQGLLQLYHRDDPEDLGPKAMREKMKEESWNIHFLEFGRGVCMYRTSRTRELVLNGIPERLRGELWLLFSGAQNEMATHPGYYGELVEQAMGLCSLATEEIERDLHRSMPEHRAFQNEMGIAALRRVLTAYAHRNPGIGYCQAMNIVTSVLLLYCTEEEAFWLLVALCERMLPDYYNTRVVGALVDQGVFEELTRSFLPLLYEHMQELGVISTISLSWFLTLFLSVMPFDSAVLLVDCFFYEGIKVIFQVALAVLHDNMDALLSCSDEGEAMTILGRYLDNVVNKQTVAPPIPHPHALLTSGDEPPPEIDVFDLIKSSYEKFGSLRSDVIEQMRFKQRLKVIQSLEDTAKRSVVRAMMTESAFSIEELEELYCLFKSKHMTSCYWGSSSSAAERHDPSLPYLEQYRIDPLQFRQLFVSLAPWVCGGHNPTLSARLFRLLDQNQDGLVNFKEFITGLSGMYHGDMTEKLKLLYKLHLPPALCPEEAESALEATQFFTEEEPREASFFSDQNALRQQEVTPGEEPKDGDSEEKKEVKDYRYYLRMWAKEKETKRETIKDLPRMNQEQFIELCKTLYNMFSEEALEQQLYHAIATVASLLLRIGEVGKKFNNGTKKRETMPQTSLSAQNPPHSPQGEEEGPGHGASGESEVCRALADAQLEVVAPQMSDEETKDDVSVSSYSVVSAGSLQCEDIAEDTVLIRGSEQRQGSVLDTDWSITFEQVLASMLTEPPLVDYFERKRDIQAKMAACKAQRAVERQISSASDHELTQHST; this is encoded by the exons ATGCTGCCACAGGGAGGTGCAGCAAAGCCTCACATGGAGCCTGAACATGGAGGAACAATCAGAG GTCTCCTGGTTGGGACTCTGGATGTGGTTCTGGACTCCAGTGCCCGGGTAGCACCGTACAGGATTCTGCTGCAGACTGCGGACTCTCAGATCTACTGGAACATCGCCTGTG GTTCGTCTAGGAAAGAGATCACTGAGCACTGGGATTGGCTGGAAGCCAATCTCCTCCAGACCATCTCCATCTTCGACAACGATGAAGATATCACCACCTTCGTCAAAGGAAAGATCTCT GGCATCATCGCAGAGGAGAACCGGTTAAAGCCCGGAGAGGAGCACGAGGAGGACAGCGGGAAGTTTCGggaggcagagctgaagatgagGAAGCTGTTTGGCATGCCTGAGGAGGAGAAGCTGGTGAATTATTACTCCTGCAGCTACTGGAAGGGCCGAGTGCCACGACAGGGCTGGCTCTACCTGTCCGTCAACCACCTGTGCTTCTACTCCTTCCTGCTTGGAAAGGAAG tgactCTGGTGGTGCCATGGACCGAGGTGACACAGCTGGAGAAGAACGCCACCCTGCTGTTTCCAGAGAGTGTCCGTGTGAGCACTCGTGACACCGAACATTTCTTCTCAATGTTTCTCAACATCAACGACACCTTCAAGTTGATGGAGCAGCTCGCTAACATTGCCATGCGCCAGCTGCTCGACAACGAGGCATTTGCCGCCGACCTGTCGCTGCCCAAACCCAGCAAAACGTTGAAGAACGTCTCTGCGCTGAAGAG GGATCTGGACGCCCGGGCGAAGAACGAGCGATACCGGGCGATGTTTCGGCTGACGCAGGAGGAGCGGCTTGACGGACACACGGACTGCACCCTGTGGACGCCGTTCGCAAAGATGCACGTTGTCggacagctcttcatctccAACAACTACATCTGCTTCAGCAGCAAAGAGGAAGACCTGTGTCAGCTCATCATACCCCTCCGAGAG GTCTCCATTGTGGAGAAGGCGGACAGCAGCAGCGTCCTGCCCTGCCCTGTCTCCATCAGCACCAAGAACAAGATGAACTTCCTGTTCGCCAACCTCAAAGACAGGGACTTCCTGGTCCAACGTATTTCTGACTTCCTCCAGCGAACGCCGGACAGCTCGTGGGGCGACACCAACCCGCTGTCTCAGATTAGTCACTCG GCGTCCTCCGCCGTACCCCCATCTTCTTCTCCAGGTTCTGAGTCCGTTCAGAAGGGTCGCCATTACCACCCTGGCCTACCCACAGCCATCCAGGGTCTCCTGCAGCTCTATCACCGAGACGACCCAGAGGACCTGGGACCCAAAGCC ATGAGGGAGAAGATGAAGGAGGAGTCATGGAACATCCATTTCTTAGAGTTTGGTCGAGGCGTCTGCATGTACCGGACTTCCAGAACCAGAGAACTGGTCCTCAATGGGATCCCAGAGCGCCTGAGAGGGGAGCTGTGGCTGCTGTTCTCTG GAGCACAAAACGAGATGGCCACCCACCCTGGTTACTATGGTGAACTGGTGGAACAGGCCATGGGGCTATGCTCATTAGCTACTGAGGAGATTGAGCGCGACCTTCACCGCTCGATGCCCGAACACCGAGCCTTCCAGAATGAGATGGGCATTGCCGCCCTGCGCCGCGTCCTCACTGCATACGCCCACCGCAACCCGGGCATTGGATATTGCCAG GCAATGAACATCGTCACCTCTGTCCTGCTGCTCTACTGCACCGAGGAAGAGGCCTTCTGGCTGCTGGTGGCGCTGTGTGAGCGTATGCTTCCCGACTACTACAACACCCGAGTCGTAG GAGCGCTGGTGGATCAGGGGGTGTTTGAGGAGTTGACCCGGTCCTTCCTCCCCCTGCTCTATGAACACATGCAGGAGCTGGGGGTCATCTCCACCATCAGCCTGTCCTGGTTCCTCACCCTCTTCCTGTCTGTGATGCCCTTCGACAGCGCCGTCCTGTTGGTCGACTGCTTCTTCTATGAGGGCATCAAGGTCATCTTTCAG GTGGCGCTGGCTGTCCTCCATGACAACATGGATGCCCTGCTCTCCTGTAGTGACGAGGGAGAGGCCATGACCATCCTGGGCAG GTACTTGGATAATGTGGTCAATAAACAGACTGTGGCTCCGCCCATCCCTCACCCGCACGCCCTGCTGACAAGTGGAGATGAGCCGCCGCCCGAAATTGACGTCTTTGACCTCATAAAGTCATCGTACGAG AAGTTTGGCAGTCTGCGCTCTGATGTCATTGAGCAGATGAGGTTCAagcagaggttaaaggtcatcCAGTCCCTGGAGGACACTGCCAAGAGAAGTGTG gtGAGGGCAATGATGACGGAGTCAGCCTTCAGTATTGAAGAGCTGGAGGAGCTCTACTGTCTGTTCAAG TCCAAACACATGACCAGCTGTTACTGGGGTTCCAGCAGCTCTGCCGCTGAGCGTCACGATCCCAGCCTGCCGTACTTGGAGCAGTACCGCATCGACCCGCTTCAGTTCCGTCAGCTCTTCGTCTCGCTCGCTCCCTGGGTCTGTGGAGGGCACAATCCAACGCTGTCGGCCCGCCTCTTCAGGCTGCTGGACCAGAACCAGGATGGGCTAGTCAACTTTAAAGAGTTCATCACAGGACTAA gTGGGATGTATCACGGGGACATGACGGAAAAACTGAAGCTACTGTACAAGCTCCACCTACCTCCAG CTCTGTGTCCGGAGGAGGCGGAGTCTGCTCTAGAGGCCACGCAGTTCTTCACCGAGGAGGAACCTCGAG AAGCTTCCTTCTTCTCTGATCAGAATGCATTGCGGCAGCAGGAAGTGACACCAG GTGAGGAGCCAAAAGATGGAGACAGTGAGGAGAAAAAAG AGGTGAAGGACTACAGGTACTACCTGAGGATGTGGGCCAAGGAGAAGGAGACCAAGAGAGAGACCATCAAAGACCTGCCAAGGATGAACCAG gagcaGTTCATTGAGTTGTGTAAAACTCTGTACAACATGTTCAGTGAGGAGGCTCTTGAGCAGCAGCTCTATCACGCCATCGCCACGGTTGCCAGTTTGCTGCTGCGCATCGGCGAAGTCGGCAAGAAGTTCAACAACGGCACCAAGAAGCGCGAGACCATGCCACAGACCTCACTCTCTGCTCAGAACCCGCCCCACAGCCCtcagggggaggaggaggggccCGGTCACGGGGCGTCTGGTGAGTCCGAGGTGTGCCGGGCTCTGGCCGACGCCCAGCTGGAGGTGGTGGCGCCTCAGATGTCCGACGAGGAAACAAAAGATGACGTGTCTGTATCTTCGTATTCGGTGGTGAGTGCCGGCTCGCTGCAGTGCGAGGATATCGCTGAGGACACGGTGCTGATCAGGGGCAGCGAGCAGAGGCAGGGAAGCGTGCTGGATACGGATTGGTCGATCACCTTTGAGCAGGTGTTGGCTTCGATGCTGACAGAGCCGCCGCTTGTCGACTACTTTGAGAGGAAGAGGGACATCCAGGCCAAAATGGCCGCCTGCAAGGCTCAGCGGGCAGTGGAGCGCCAGATAAGCTCCGCCTCCGACCATGAACTCACGCAGCATTCTACCTGA
- the tbc1d9b gene encoding TBC1 domain family member 9B isoform X2, with protein sequence MLPQGGAAKPHMEPEHGGTIRGLLVGTLDVVLDSSARVAPYRILLQTADSQIYWNIACGSSRKEITEHWDWLEANLLQTISIFDNDEDITTFVKGKISGIIAEENRLKPGEEHEEDSGKFREAELKMRKLFGMPEEEKLVNYYSCSYWKGRVPRQGWLYLSVNHLCFYSFLLGKEVTLVVPWTEVTQLEKNATLLFPESVRVSTRDTEHFFSMFLNINDTFKLMEQLANIAMRQLLDNEAFAADLSLPKPSKTLKNVSALKRDLDARAKNERYRAMFRLTQEERLDGHTDCTLWTPFAKMHVVGQLFISNNYICFSSKEEDLCQLIIPLREVSIVEKADSSSVLPCPVSISTKNKMNFLFANLKDRDFLVQRISDFLQRTPDSSWGDTNPLSQISHSASSAVPPSSSPGSESVQKGRHYHPGLPTAIQGLLQLYHRDDPEDLGPKAMREKMKEESWNIHFLEFGRGVCMYRTSRTRELVLNGIPERLRGELWLLFSGAQNEMATHPGYYGELVEQAMGLCSLATEEIERDLHRSMPEHRAFQNEMGIAALRRVLTAYAHRNPGIGYCQAMNIVTSVLLLYCTEEEAFWLLVALCERMLPDYYNTRVVGALVDQGVFEELTRSFLPLLYEHMQELGVISTISLSWFLTLFLSVMPFDSAVLLVDCFFYEGIKVIFQVALAVLHDNMDALLSCSDEGEAMTILGRYLDNVVNKQTVAPPIPHPHALLTSGDEPPPEIDVFDLIKSSYEKFGSLRSDVIEQMRFKQRLKVIQSLEDTAKRSVVRAMMTESAFSIEELEELYCLFKSKHMTSCYWGSSSSAAERHDPSLPYLEQYRIDPLQFRQLFVSLAPWVCGGHNPTLSARLFRLLDQNQDGLVNFKEFITGLSGMYHGDMTEKLKLLYKLHLPPALCPEEAESALEATQFFTEEEPRGEEPKDGDSEEKKEVKDYRYYLRMWAKEKETKRETIKDLPRMNQEQFIELCKTLYNMFSEEALEQQLYHAIATVASLLLRIGEVGKKFNNGTKKRETMPQTSLSAQNPPHSPQGEEEGPGHGASGESEVCRALADAQLEVVAPQMSDEETKDDVSVSSYSVVSAGSLQCEDIAEDTVLIRGSEQRQGSVLDTDWSITFEQVLASMLTEPPLVDYFERKRDIQAKMAACKAQRAVERQISSASDHELTQHST encoded by the exons ATGCTGCCACAGGGAGGTGCAGCAAAGCCTCACATGGAGCCTGAACATGGAGGAACAATCAGAG GTCTCCTGGTTGGGACTCTGGATGTGGTTCTGGACTCCAGTGCCCGGGTAGCACCGTACAGGATTCTGCTGCAGACTGCGGACTCTCAGATCTACTGGAACATCGCCTGTG GTTCGTCTAGGAAAGAGATCACTGAGCACTGGGATTGGCTGGAAGCCAATCTCCTCCAGACCATCTCCATCTTCGACAACGATGAAGATATCACCACCTTCGTCAAAGGAAAGATCTCT GGCATCATCGCAGAGGAGAACCGGTTAAAGCCCGGAGAGGAGCACGAGGAGGACAGCGGGAAGTTTCGggaggcagagctgaagatgagGAAGCTGTTTGGCATGCCTGAGGAGGAGAAGCTGGTGAATTATTACTCCTGCAGCTACTGGAAGGGCCGAGTGCCACGACAGGGCTGGCTCTACCTGTCCGTCAACCACCTGTGCTTCTACTCCTTCCTGCTTGGAAAGGAAG tgactCTGGTGGTGCCATGGACCGAGGTGACACAGCTGGAGAAGAACGCCACCCTGCTGTTTCCAGAGAGTGTCCGTGTGAGCACTCGTGACACCGAACATTTCTTCTCAATGTTTCTCAACATCAACGACACCTTCAAGTTGATGGAGCAGCTCGCTAACATTGCCATGCGCCAGCTGCTCGACAACGAGGCATTTGCCGCCGACCTGTCGCTGCCCAAACCCAGCAAAACGTTGAAGAACGTCTCTGCGCTGAAGAG GGATCTGGACGCCCGGGCGAAGAACGAGCGATACCGGGCGATGTTTCGGCTGACGCAGGAGGAGCGGCTTGACGGACACACGGACTGCACCCTGTGGACGCCGTTCGCAAAGATGCACGTTGTCggacagctcttcatctccAACAACTACATCTGCTTCAGCAGCAAAGAGGAAGACCTGTGTCAGCTCATCATACCCCTCCGAGAG GTCTCCATTGTGGAGAAGGCGGACAGCAGCAGCGTCCTGCCCTGCCCTGTCTCCATCAGCACCAAGAACAAGATGAACTTCCTGTTCGCCAACCTCAAAGACAGGGACTTCCTGGTCCAACGTATTTCTGACTTCCTCCAGCGAACGCCGGACAGCTCGTGGGGCGACACCAACCCGCTGTCTCAGATTAGTCACTCG GCGTCCTCCGCCGTACCCCCATCTTCTTCTCCAGGTTCTGAGTCCGTTCAGAAGGGTCGCCATTACCACCCTGGCCTACCCACAGCCATCCAGGGTCTCCTGCAGCTCTATCACCGAGACGACCCAGAGGACCTGGGACCCAAAGCC ATGAGGGAGAAGATGAAGGAGGAGTCATGGAACATCCATTTCTTAGAGTTTGGTCGAGGCGTCTGCATGTACCGGACTTCCAGAACCAGAGAACTGGTCCTCAATGGGATCCCAGAGCGCCTGAGAGGGGAGCTGTGGCTGCTGTTCTCTG GAGCACAAAACGAGATGGCCACCCACCCTGGTTACTATGGTGAACTGGTGGAACAGGCCATGGGGCTATGCTCATTAGCTACTGAGGAGATTGAGCGCGACCTTCACCGCTCGATGCCCGAACACCGAGCCTTCCAGAATGAGATGGGCATTGCCGCCCTGCGCCGCGTCCTCACTGCATACGCCCACCGCAACCCGGGCATTGGATATTGCCAG GCAATGAACATCGTCACCTCTGTCCTGCTGCTCTACTGCACCGAGGAAGAGGCCTTCTGGCTGCTGGTGGCGCTGTGTGAGCGTATGCTTCCCGACTACTACAACACCCGAGTCGTAG GAGCGCTGGTGGATCAGGGGGTGTTTGAGGAGTTGACCCGGTCCTTCCTCCCCCTGCTCTATGAACACATGCAGGAGCTGGGGGTCATCTCCACCATCAGCCTGTCCTGGTTCCTCACCCTCTTCCTGTCTGTGATGCCCTTCGACAGCGCCGTCCTGTTGGTCGACTGCTTCTTCTATGAGGGCATCAAGGTCATCTTTCAG GTGGCGCTGGCTGTCCTCCATGACAACATGGATGCCCTGCTCTCCTGTAGTGACGAGGGAGAGGCCATGACCATCCTGGGCAG GTACTTGGATAATGTGGTCAATAAACAGACTGTGGCTCCGCCCATCCCTCACCCGCACGCCCTGCTGACAAGTGGAGATGAGCCGCCGCCCGAAATTGACGTCTTTGACCTCATAAAGTCATCGTACGAG AAGTTTGGCAGTCTGCGCTCTGATGTCATTGAGCAGATGAGGTTCAagcagaggttaaaggtcatcCAGTCCCTGGAGGACACTGCCAAGAGAAGTGTG gtGAGGGCAATGATGACGGAGTCAGCCTTCAGTATTGAAGAGCTGGAGGAGCTCTACTGTCTGTTCAAG TCCAAACACATGACCAGCTGTTACTGGGGTTCCAGCAGCTCTGCCGCTGAGCGTCACGATCCCAGCCTGCCGTACTTGGAGCAGTACCGCATCGACCCGCTTCAGTTCCGTCAGCTCTTCGTCTCGCTCGCTCCCTGGGTCTGTGGAGGGCACAATCCAACGCTGTCGGCCCGCCTCTTCAGGCTGCTGGACCAGAACCAGGATGGGCTAGTCAACTTTAAAGAGTTCATCACAGGACTAA gTGGGATGTATCACGGGGACATGACGGAAAAACTGAAGCTACTGTACAAGCTCCACCTACCTCCAG CTCTGTGTCCGGAGGAGGCGGAGTCTGCTCTAGAGGCCACGCAGTTCTTCACCGAGGAGGAACCTCGAG GTGAGGAGCCAAAAGATGGAGACAGTGAGGAGAAAAAAG AGGTGAAGGACTACAGGTACTACCTGAGGATGTGGGCCAAGGAGAAGGAGACCAAGAGAGAGACCATCAAAGACCTGCCAAGGATGAACCAG gagcaGTTCATTGAGTTGTGTAAAACTCTGTACAACATGTTCAGTGAGGAGGCTCTTGAGCAGCAGCTCTATCACGCCATCGCCACGGTTGCCAGTTTGCTGCTGCGCATCGGCGAAGTCGGCAAGAAGTTCAACAACGGCACCAAGAAGCGCGAGACCATGCCACAGACCTCACTCTCTGCTCAGAACCCGCCCCACAGCCCtcagggggaggaggaggggccCGGTCACGGGGCGTCTGGTGAGTCCGAGGTGTGCCGGGCTCTGGCCGACGCCCAGCTGGAGGTGGTGGCGCCTCAGATGTCCGACGAGGAAACAAAAGATGACGTGTCTGTATCTTCGTATTCGGTGGTGAGTGCCGGCTCGCTGCAGTGCGAGGATATCGCTGAGGACACGGTGCTGATCAGGGGCAGCGAGCAGAGGCAGGGAAGCGTGCTGGATACGGATTGGTCGATCACCTTTGAGCAGGTGTTGGCTTCGATGCTGACAGAGCCGCCGCTTGTCGACTACTTTGAGAGGAAGAGGGACATCCAGGCCAAAATGGCCGCCTGCAAGGCTCAGCGGGCAGTGGAGCGCCAGATAAGCTCCGCCTCCGACCATGAACTCACGCAGCATTCTACCTGA